The following coding sequences are from one Shewanella eurypsychrophilus window:
- the hslU gene encoding ATP-dependent protease ATPase subunit HslU — MSQMTPREIVHELDSHIIGQHNAKRSVAIALRNRWRRMQLDSDLRQEVTPKNILMIGPTGVGKTEIARRLAKLAKAPFIKVEATKFTEVGYVGKEVEQIIRDLTDSAIKLTREAQMKKCKVKAEEAAEERILDALLPKPKEDWDSESKDNSGTRQIFRKKLREGQLDDKEIEIDVAAPQVGIEIMSPPGMEEMTNQLQSMFQNMGPGDSKRRKLTIKEAYKLMIEEEAAKLVNQDDLKEQAIELVEQHGIVFLDEIDKICRRGESSGPDVSREGVQRDLLPLVEGCTVNTKHGMVKTDHILFIASGAFQMSKPSDLIPELQGRLPIRVELDALTANDFKRILTEPHASLTEQHVAMMGTEGVKIEFTEDGIESIAQAAWQVNERTENIGARRLHTVMEKLTEELSYEASDKSGSTFVIDAKYVSDHLDNLVQDEDLSRFIL, encoded by the coding sequence ATGTCTCAAATGACTCCACGTGAGATTGTCCATGAGTTAGACAGTCACATTATCGGCCAACACAATGCTAAACGCTCCGTGGCTATCGCACTGCGTAACCGCTGGCGCCGTATGCAACTTGACAGCGATCTGCGTCAAGAAGTAACACCGAAGAATATCTTAATGATCGGCCCAACAGGTGTCGGGAAAACCGAGATTGCCCGTCGTTTGGCTAAACTCGCTAAAGCACCTTTTATCAAGGTCGAAGCGACTAAATTCACCGAAGTGGGTTATGTCGGCAAAGAAGTTGAACAGATCATTCGCGACCTTACGGATTCAGCGATCAAGCTAACCCGTGAAGCGCAGATGAAAAAGTGTAAGGTTAAAGCCGAAGAAGCCGCTGAAGAGCGAATTCTAGATGCGCTACTGCCTAAGCCAAAAGAAGATTGGGATAGCGAGAGTAAAGATAACTCAGGTACCCGCCAAATTTTCCGTAAGAAATTACGTGAAGGTCAGCTAGACGATAAAGAGATTGAAATCGATGTCGCTGCACCTCAGGTTGGTATCGAGATCATGTCACCTCCTGGCATGGAAGAGATGACCAACCAGCTACAGAGCATGTTCCAAAATATGGGACCTGGCGACAGCAAGCGCCGCAAACTAACAATCAAAGAAGCTTACAAGCTGATGATTGAAGAGGAAGCGGCAAAGCTGGTCAACCAGGACGATCTGAAAGAACAGGCTATCGAGCTTGTTGAACAGCACGGTATCGTATTCTTAGATGAGATAGATAAGATCTGTAGGCGTGGCGAAAGCTCAGGACCTGACGTCTCACGTGAAGGTGTACAGCGCGATCTACTGCCATTAGTTGAAGGTTGTACCGTAAACACTAAACACGGCATGGTTAAAACTGACCATATCTTGTTTATTGCCTCCGGCGCTTTCCAGATGTCTAAGCCGTCGGATCTTATCCCTGAGCTTCAAGGCCGTTTACCGATCCGTGTCGAGCTAGACGCACTAACAGCCAATGACTTTAAGCGCATCTTAACCGAGCCACATGCTTCGCTTACCGAGCAACATGTTGCCATGATGGGTACCGAAGGGGTTAAAATTGAATTTACCGAAGATGGTATTGAGAGCATAGCCCAGGCGGCTTGGCAGGTGAATGAGCGCACCGAAAATATTGGCGCACGTCGTTTACATACTGTGATGGAAAAGC
- the rpmE gene encoding 50S ribosomal protein L31 yields the protein MKADIHPAYAEITATCTCGNVIKVNSTAGKSLHLDVCGSCHPFYTGTQKVTDTGGRIDKFNKRFGALGKK from the coding sequence ATGAAAGCAGATATCCATCCAGCATATGCAGAAATCACTGCAACTTGTACTTGTGGTAACGTAATTAAAGTAAATTCAACTGCAGGTAAGTCACTGCACTTGGACGTATGTGGTTCATGTCACCCATTCTACACTGGTACACAGAAAGTTACGGACACTGGTGGACGTATCGATAAGTTCAACAAGCGCTTCGGTGCTCTTGGTAAGAAGTAA
- the argS gene encoding arginine--tRNA ligase translates to MKSHIQSLLIQALNVLKQQEVIPTDFEARIQVDRTKDKTHGDFATNLAMMLTKVARKNPREIAQLIIDSLPEDSQVAKVEIAGPGFINFFIDDNALANQLMTALNDDHLGIVLPAQQTIVVDYSSPNLAKEMHVGHLRSTIIGDSVVRALEFQGHKVIRQNHVGDWGTQFGMLLAYMEELRAKNGEQAQMELSDLENFYRAAKVRFDESEEFAIRARKLVVSLQSGDEYCNKLWREFNDISLNHCHDVYARLGVSLTREDVRGESTYNDDLKPVVDELNAKGLLSESNGAKVVFQDEFKTKDGDPLPVIIQKADGGYLYATSDMAAMRYRSNVLKADRVLYFVDLRQALHFQQVFKLARKAEFVNPDMNLEHMGFGTMNGADGRPFKTRSGGVVKLVDLLTEADTRALELVRSKNPDMDEAELEKIAKVVGISSVKYADLSKNRASDYIFSFEQMLSFEGNTAPYLLYAYTRVVGIFKRAADIDLSDAKIILEHDKEKTLGNKLAQFAEVLSRMVSKGHPHAMCAYLFELAGAFSSFYEACPVLAAETEEQKKSRLLIAQLTAKTLKQGLDLLGIETLERM, encoded by the coding sequence ATGAAATCACATATTCAATCTTTGCTCATCCAAGCCCTAAACGTCCTTAAACAACAGGAAGTTATTCCAACTGATTTTGAAGCTCGCATTCAGGTGGATCGAACAAAGGATAAGACCCATGGTGATTTCGCGACTAACTTAGCCATGATGCTAACGAAAGTTGCGCGTAAGAATCCAAGAGAGATAGCTCAGCTCATCATAGATAGCCTGCCAGAAGATAGTCAGGTCGCAAAGGTTGAGATCGCTGGCCCTGGTTTCATCAACTTCTTCATCGATGACAACGCATTAGCCAATCAACTAATGACGGCATTAAACGATGATCACCTAGGTATTGTTTTACCAGCACAACAAACTATTGTCGTTGATTACTCCTCACCTAACTTAGCTAAAGAGATGCACGTGGGTCACCTACGTTCGACCATTATTGGCGACAGTGTGGTACGTGCTCTCGAATTCCAGGGTCACAAGGTGATCCGCCAGAATCATGTTGGCGACTGGGGCACTCAGTTCGGCATGCTATTGGCTTATATGGAAGAGTTACGCGCTAAAAATGGCGAGCAAGCTCAAATGGAGTTATCTGATCTAGAAAACTTCTATCGTGCTGCTAAAGTTCGTTTCGATGAATCCGAAGAATTTGCCATTCGTGCTCGTAAGCTTGTGGTCTCATTGCAATCAGGTGATGAATACTGCAATAAGTTATGGCGCGAGTTTAACGATATTTCTCTTAACCACTGTCATGATGTTTATGCACGCCTTGGGGTCAGCCTGACACGTGAAGATGTCCGTGGTGAAAGTACTTATAACGACGATCTCAAGCCAGTCGTTGATGAACTTAACGCTAAAGGCTTACTGTCAGAAAGTAACGGTGCAAAAGTCGTTTTTCAGGATGAATTTAAAACGAAAGATGGCGATCCATTACCTGTCATCATACAGAAAGCCGATGGTGGCTACTTGTATGCCACCAGTGATATGGCCGCAATGCGTTACCGCTCTAATGTGTTGAAAGCCGATCGCGTCTTATATTTTGTCGATCTGCGTCAGGCTCTTCACTTCCAACAAGTATTTAAGCTTGCCCGCAAAGCTGAATTTGTCAATCCTGACATGAACTTAGAACACATGGGCTTCGGTACTATGAATGGTGCTGATGGCCGCCCATTTAAGACACGTTCTGGTGGTGTCGTAAAATTGGTTGACCTGCTAACAGAAGCCGATACACGCGCATTGGAACTGGTTCGCAGCAAGAACCCTGATATGGATGAAGCAGAACTTGAGAAGATCGCTAAAGTGGTCGGTATAAGTTCAGTTAAATATGCAGATCTATCTAAAAACCGTGCTAGTGATTATATTTTCAGCTTCGAGCAGATGCTGAGCTTCGAAGGCAATACCGCTCCTTACCTGCTTTACGCTTACACCCGTGTTGTCGGTATCTTTAAGCGCGCTGCAGACATCGACTTGAGCGATGCAAAAATCATTCTGGAACATGATAAAGAGAAGACGCTAGGTAATAAGCTTGCCCAATTCGCCGAGGTATTATCTCGCATGGTTTCCAAGGGTCATCCCCATGCCATGTGTGCTTACCTGTTCGAGCTTGCAGGCGCTTTTTCTAGCTTCTATGAAGCTTGCCCAGTATTGGCAGCAGAGACTGAAGAACAGAAGAAGAGTCGTCTGTTAATCGCTCAACTTACGGCAAAGACACTGAAGCAAGGTCTAGATTTGCTGGGTATTGAAACCTTAGAGCGTATGTAA
- a CDS encoding SPOR domain-containing protein, with protein sequence MTNRDYANRNPARKGKAKTTRRKQAPAPKGFPLVLLLVTLTLLGGFGYFLWSINNSADDTEQTEASKVEQTDKSVKSKPKKDPNALPPAPKEEWTYQHELENKKVEIDLPEEVKPTRPYQMQCGSFRKESQANEMKAVIAFQGLEAQVRKVKGTSGYWYKVVLGPYERKRAAEKHRHTLQRGGLNGCLIWFWEGS encoded by the coding sequence ATGACGAATCGCGACTACGCCAACAGAAATCCGGCAAGAAAGGGCAAGGCTAAGACCACACGCAGAAAACAGGCGCCCGCGCCTAAAGGTTTTCCGTTGGTCTTACTGCTAGTCACCCTGACTCTCCTCGGTGGCTTTGGTTACTTCCTTTGGAGCATCAATAATAGTGCTGATGATACAGAGCAGACTGAAGCATCGAAGGTTGAGCAAACTGATAAATCGGTAAAATCTAAGCCTAAGAAAGATCCTAATGCGCTGCCTCCAGCTCCTAAAGAGGAATGGACCTATCAGCATGAACTTGAGAATAAAAAAGTCGAGATTGATCTTCCCGAAGAGGTGAAGCCAACTCGCCCTTATCAGATGCAATGTGGCTCTTTCAGAAAGGAATCCCAGGCTAATGAGATGAAAGCTGTCATTGCTTTCCAAGGACTCGAAGCCCAGGTTCGCAAAGTAAAAGGTACCAGTGGTTACTGGTATAAAGTCGTACTTGGGCCCTATGAACGAAAACGAGCAGCAGAAAAGCATAGACACACACTACAACGTGGTGGTCTAAACGGTTGCTTGATTTGGTTCTGGGAAGGAAGCTAA
- the hslV gene encoding ATP-dependent protease subunit HslV, with product MTTIVSVRRNNQVVIAGDGQVSLGNTVMKGNAKKVRRLYHNKVLAGFAGGTADAFTLFERFEAKLEMHQGHLMKAAVEMAKDWRSDKMLRKLEALLAVADDKCSLIITGNGDVVQPENDLIAIGSGGNFAQSAATALLENTELSALEIAEKSLTIAGDICVFTNQFKTIEELNY from the coding sequence GTGACCACAATCGTATCAGTTCGCCGTAATAACCAGGTCGTTATCGCTGGAGATGGCCAAGTATCACTTGGTAATACCGTGATGAAAGGCAATGCTAAGAAAGTTCGTCGCCTATATCACAATAAAGTTCTCGCTGGTTTTGCAGGCGGTACCGCCGATGCTTTTACCCTATTCGAACGTTTCGAAGCCAAATTAGAGATGCATCAGGGTCACCTGATGAAAGCTGCCGTTGAGATGGCTAAAGACTGGCGTAGCGATAAGATGTTACGCAAACTTGAAGCCTTACTTGCCGTTGCCGATGACAAATGCTCATTAATCATTACGGGTAACGGAGATGTGGTACAGCCGGAAAACGATCTAATCGCTATCGGTTCAGGTGGCAACTTTGCCCAGTCTGCAGCCACAGCCCTACTCGAAAATACTGAACTATCCGCGTTAGAGATTGCAGAAAAATCGCTAACCATCGCTGGTGATATCTGCGTGTTCACCAACCAGTTCAAAACTATCGAAGAATTAAACTACTGA
- a CDS encoding thermonuclease family protein, with product MLGFKLLSVLILLRNKTRWIRHCVFLLTGLCSLSVQLATASESQCVTTSFDEQVELDYVNDGDTITLKDGRLVRLIGIDSPEMDFQYPALSEPYAKEARHFLQQHLQLGQLLNLSFDRKKLDPYGRTLAYVYTLDGEHLQETLLRKGYAKTRVYQNDYFWECLNEVELNARDKNLGLWSHPDYQAKTVDKLNRDDLNRWGEIKGVVTGFERKSQHLWLILDNKFYIGIPRQDSSKFINILNLKLLETPIIARGTLYYSYKKWQLISSHPSQISLQNKP from the coding sequence ATGCTAGGTTTTAAGCTCCTCTCGGTCCTCATTCTGCTTCGAAACAAAACTCGATGGATACGTCACTGCGTATTTCTATTAACAGGCCTGTGTAGCCTCTCAGTTCAGCTGGCCACAGCCTCTGAGAGCCAGTGTGTGACGACAAGCTTCGATGAGCAAGTTGAGCTAGATTATGTCAACGATGGCGATACCATCACCCTTAAGGATGGACGCTTAGTGCGTTTAATTGGCATAGACTCACCCGAGATGGACTTTCAGTATCCGGCACTGTCTGAGCCCTATGCCAAGGAGGCTCGTCATTTTCTGCAGCAGCACCTGCAACTCGGTCAGTTACTTAATTTATCCTTCGATAGGAAAAAGTTAGATCCATATGGCAGGACCTTAGCATATGTTTATACCTTAGATGGTGAGCATCTACAGGAGACCTTATTACGTAAAGGCTATGCAAAAACTCGTGTGTACCAAAATGATTACTTCTGGGAATGTCTCAATGAGGTAGAGTTGAATGCTCGTGATAAAAATTTAGGTTTATGGTCTCATCCAGACTATCAAGCTAAGACTGTCGACAAGCTTAACCGTGACGATCTAAACCGTTGGGGAGAAATTAAAGGTGTTGTTACCGGTTTTGAAAGAAAGTCTCAGCATTTATGGCTAATTTTGGATAACAAATTCTATATTGGTATACCTAGACAAGATTCTAGTAAGTTTATCAACATTTTGAACCTAAAACTGCTTGAAACCCCGATAATAGCCCGTGGTACGTTGTATTATTCCTACAAAAAGTGGCAGTTAATCAGCTCTCATCCATCGCAGATAAGTTTGCAAAATAAGCCTTAG
- the priA gene encoding primosomal protein N', with the protein MPLFVEVALPVPMRQTFSYKVPESVTCLPQKGMRVKVPFGRQQLIGLVTQTTDTCNLAANKIKSIIELLDDEPLLPDSLYKLTAWAARYYFCSLGQMLSQALPVALRKGAEVSADTTTFWSLTSAGREACLDTLKRAHAQKKVMEYLQKGEMTQDELNSLALSKSAIKALQDKDWIEKHDRINQIDLSWRDELTLGEDPLTLNPEQAIAVATLNQQKGYHCTLLEGITGSGKTEVYLALLESVLKQGKQALILVPEIGLTPQTISRFKSRFNVQVAVIHSGLTDNQRLSAWQKAKTGEAAIIIGTRSALFTPMAYPGTIILDEEHDSSFKQQEGIGYHARDLAVMRGHLEQIPVLLGTATPSLESLQNALSGRYKHLELGQRAGNAEKVRQGIIDISNQPLKTGLSHALINEIRIHLDAGNQVLLFLNRRGFAPALLCHECGHLHECDRCDAFFTVHQSLGEIRCHHCGNHYAIPRQCHSCGSTMLMGQGVGTEQLADALEKEFPKYPVVRIDRDTTSRKGALEAHLNAIHKGEYKILVGTQMLAKGHHFPDVTLVGLLDVDGALFSADFRAPERFGQLYTQVSGRAGRARKPGTVLMQTHQANNAVLRELMHKGYGEFARGQLNERKQALLPPAWHMLLIRAEAHQAIDADNFLSQVAELLPQNEVCEVIGPMPAPMDKKAGKYRRHLIFQTKTRALLQQAFEQAQPQIEALPLAKRCKWSLDRDPQDLL; encoded by the coding sequence ATGCCCCTGTTTGTTGAAGTTGCCCTCCCAGTCCCTATGCGGCAGACCTTCAGTTATAAAGTACCTGAATCTGTCACTTGCTTGCCTCAGAAGGGCATGAGAGTCAAAGTCCCTTTCGGCCGCCAGCAATTGATTGGCCTAGTTACACAAACAACGGATACATGTAACTTAGCAGCAAATAAGATTAAATCTATCATTGAACTGTTAGATGATGAACCTTTACTGCCTGATTCACTTTATAAACTTACAGCATGGGCCGCTAGGTATTACTTTTGTAGTCTGGGGCAAATGCTATCTCAAGCCCTCCCTGTCGCGTTACGTAAAGGCGCGGAAGTTTCCGCCGACACCACCACCTTTTGGTCACTAACCTCCGCAGGTAGAGAAGCTTGTCTCGATACACTCAAGCGAGCACATGCCCAAAAAAAGGTCATGGAATATTTACAAAAAGGTGAAATGACCCAAGATGAACTCAACAGCTTAGCCTTGAGTAAATCTGCAATAAAGGCACTACAGGATAAAGATTGGATTGAGAAACATGATCGAATTAATCAAATAGATCTCAGTTGGCGCGATGAGCTAACGCTAGGAGAAGATCCGTTAACGCTCAACCCTGAACAGGCCATTGCCGTTGCGACACTAAACCAACAAAAGGGTTACCACTGTACGCTACTCGAAGGCATTACAGGTTCCGGTAAAACTGAAGTTTACCTCGCATTACTTGAATCTGTGCTCAAACAAGGAAAGCAGGCGCTAATCTTAGTGCCTGAAATCGGCTTAACACCGCAAACTATCAGCCGATTTAAGAGCCGTTTCAATGTTCAAGTCGCTGTGATCCATTCAGGCTTAACAGACAATCAAAGGCTTTCGGCCTGGCAAAAGGCTAAAACCGGTGAAGCAGCCATAATCATAGGCACGCGTTCTGCACTTTTCACCCCAATGGCTTATCCTGGCACCATCATTTTAGATGAAGAACATGATTCTAGTTTTAAACAGCAAGAAGGCATAGGCTATCACGCCAGAGATCTTGCGGTCATGCGAGGTCATTTAGAACAAATACCCGTTTTACTGGGCACTGCGACACCTTCACTGGAAAGCCTACAAAATGCCCTCAGTGGTCGTTACAAGCACCTCGAATTAGGCCAACGTGCCGGTAATGCAGAAAAAGTACGCCAAGGCATTATTGACATCAGTAACCAGCCACTTAAAACAGGCTTGTCACACGCGTTAATTAATGAAATACGTATTCACTTAGATGCAGGCAATCAGGTACTCCTATTCCTCAACCGAAGAGGCTTTGCCCCCGCATTGCTGTGCCATGAATGTGGCCATCTGCACGAATGTGATCGCTGCGATGCCTTTTTTACCGTGCATCAGTCTTTGGGAGAGATCCGCTGTCATCACTGTGGTAACCATTACGCCATTCCTCGTCAATGCCATAGCTGTGGCAGCACCATGCTGATGGGACAAGGCGTCGGCACAGAGCAACTTGCCGATGCATTAGAAAAAGAGTTCCCTAAATACCCAGTTGTGCGTATCGATCGTGACACAACTAGCCGCAAAGGCGCGCTGGAAGCTCATCTCAATGCGATTCATAAGGGCGAATATAAGATTTTAGTCGGCACTCAGATGCTTGCCAAAGGGCATCATTTTCCCGATGTGACCTTAGTAGGGTTATTAGATGTCGATGGTGCACTCTTTAGTGCGGACTTCCGGGCACCGGAGCGATTTGGACAGCTCTATACCCAAGTATCGGGTCGAGCCGGCCGCGCTAGAAAACCAGGCACCGTTTTAATGCAGACCCATCAAGCGAATAATGCCGTTTTGCGTGAGTTAATGCATAAAGGTTATGGTGAATTTGCTCGCGGGCAACTCAATGAGCGCAAACAAGCCTTGCTGCCGCCGGCGTGGCACATGTTACTCATACGCGCTGAAGCTCACCAAGCCATAGATGCCGATAATTTTCTATCTCAAGTTGCCGAGCTATTACCGCAGAATGAAGTCTGTGAAGTGATAGGCCCCATGCCTGCGCCTATGGACAAGAAAGCGGGAAAGTATCGTCGACACTTGATATTCCAGACCAAAACAAGAGCACTTCTACAACAAGCCTTCGAACAGGCACAGCCCCAAATAGAAGCCTTGCCTCTGGCTAAGCGATGTAAATGGAGCCTAGATAGGGATCCTCAAGATCTGCTTTAA